taattatttatcttaaaactatatttttacattaactGAATATTATCGAAGCTGTTTGTTCCATGTCTCCTCTGTGATTGTTGATCATGATACCCTTGGTTCCATGTCTCCTCTATTGTTCTTGATTCTTGTCCACCCTCAGTGTTAATCTCCTTTATCCTTCTAACGGCTTCTCCCATGTCTAACCGCCGCTGAGGGTTGCTTTGAGTGCAAGCAGCACCAATGTGGAGGAGTTGCTCCATCTCACCAAGCCAATTCCTAGAGCTTGCAATCTCAGGATCAAGCACTTCTGTTTCCCTTCCCTCAGAGATTGCAGTTTCAACCCATTGCACCACATCGGCTCCACCCTTTCCATTGCTGAGATATTGAGAAGGGTACTTTCCTGTTAGTATCTCAATTATCACAACCCCGAGACAGTAAACATCACAACTACGCGAAACTTGGCCATGTTGTGCTGCCTCTGGTGCCTTGTAAGCAAATAGTGTGTTTGCAGCGCTTGAAGGGTTAACCATGTGGCTGAACCCGTAATCTACAAGCATTGGTTCATTGTCTGGTCCAAGGAGAACATTGCTGGACTTGAGATTGCCATGTGGGAGATCCAAGGAACTAAGTTCTGTGTAAAGATAATGCATTCCTTCGGCAATTCCTCGTACAATCTTCATACGTGCTGGCCAATCTAGCTCAGCATGTGATGGTCTCCTATCACCTGCAAATAGAGAAATTCTGTGatacttttggaaatttatgaGTTTTAGTACGTACTGTTATTAAGAAATTCCATTTCTCTTGATATGTGCAAACTCATTTAACTATTGGCCCAATAAATAACTGTACCATGATCATTAGATTAATTTCTCTGAATACCATAGCAACTCTCAGTTCTTGTTTCACAAGAGTTTATTTAACAAATCTCAGTTGAAGTTGTTTATCTAATTGATGCATCTTACCATATTTGaaaaggacaaaacttagataaaATTCTTTAAGAGTACTTTGTGTTGTTCTCTAATCAGAATTAGAGTTTCACCAAATAAGTGAGCCCAATGTTGATTTTTAATACAGACCTTTATTATGCAGATTGTGGAGGTGAAACTCCAATTTATATTAGAGAACTATACTAAAAGTGTAGTAAGCAAAACTGCATCTAAATTTTCTATATGTGAAAATTTTGAGTTGAACTTGAGAATTTAGGAAGAATAAATCTTACCATGCAGGGAAAACAATAGACTGCCTCTTGGAACATACTCAGAGATCACTAGTTTCTCATCCTTTCTGAAATGATAAGCTAAAGGGGTCAATATATTCCAGTGTTTAAGCTTTGTAAGCTTCCTCATCTCTGCATCAAAATCATCTTTCTCCAGAACATTCATTTCTCTAGTCCTCTTCACCACCACTGCCACTCCATTAGCCATCACGGCCTTGTAAGAAGATCCAAAGCTTCCATTTCCAAGCACTTCGGCGGCTGCTCTCATCAAATCAGACATCCCAAACACGCCCTTCTCATCATTCACCGTCACAAGCTCTCCAACGTTTTTGCTCTGAGAAGATATAGATCCCCTTCTGGACGATGTTTTTTTCATTGGTGTACTTGAAGTTGAAGCTGCATCCAAAACCCTTTTCACTGGTGCAGTCACTTGAACTTCCACTGCACCACCTTCATTAACTTGTTGTCCAACTATATGATCAAAattctcctcctccttctttctccttgATCTCACAATTAAAAGCACAACTAGTGAGACAAGAAACACACTCGCTACTATAATGCCAGCAACCTCGAATGAGCTACTACTATGTGGCACAGAAGGCACATGGTCACCAACAACCTTGTCTTGTGCGTCATCAATGGGACCAGGACTTGGGGTCTCCATTGTCTTTTCACATGATTTCCTTAACTTCTCATCACAAAGACCAGAATTCCCTGAAAAAGAACTATCGTTGAATCTCAACAAACCAGCAGGGATTCCACCTTCCAATTTGTTGTTCGAGACATCGAATATCGCCAACGACGGGTTACTCAGATCGGGAATGTTTCCACTAAACTGGTTGTTCTCAAGGTGCAACTCCATAAGCTGAGGAATATCGGCCAACGACGATGGAATCTTCCCCGTGAATAGGTTATCAGATAGCCACACTTTCTTCAAAGACCTCATTTTCTGGAAGTATTCCGTGGGAATATCCCCAGAAAACTTGTTTCCTTGCAAATACAGGGCCTTCAGGAACCCAATTCTGTTGAACTCAGGCATGGGACCTGAGAAAGAATTGTCGTTGAGGCTTATTTGTCGAAGACCCTTGAGTTCAAGCAATGGATCAACGTGTATTTCCCCTACTAACCCCATTCCTCCAAGGCGAAGCCCCGTGACGACGCCGTTGTTGCAAGTTACACCTTCCCATTGATCTTCTTCACTGCAGGGTGCAGAACCGGGGACCCAACTATCCAAAAGTTCAGCGTTGGAGAAGGAGCTTTTGAAACTCACCAAAGCTTCAGCTTCTGTCATGGAATATATCACAGGCAAAGTCACGATGATGATGAGAGATTGCTGGAGGATTATTGCCCGAGCTATGGCCATTACTTTGCTCAAGATTTGAGAACTATGGAATgtgtttgtgattttttttctttcgggTCATTGCTTTCTGCTATTTTCTCGGTTTTCTTTTCCCATAGCTTTTTTGTGACCCCtagcatgcatgcatgcatggtgAGGGGGTCTCTTTTGAGAGAGTGCAAAGATAGCCTCACAATGATAGAACCCTCAAGGGAAGAGAGATAGAGGGAGTTGGAGTTTTGGTTGAACAAGTCAAGAGGAGTTTCAAACCGCAATATAATTATAGTATGTTACTAGTATTATTGTAACTGTCTGTGttccaaattttaatgttatagtTGGTGTAAATCAAATACTTATCTATTTTATCGGTAATTTATAAGCACttgtttatgattttgatatatagAATACGTGTATTTTTTTACTGATCgattaatcatatttaagtcggatagatttttttttaagtatttacttaaaatttgaatctaaGGTTAATTAAGATAGAATAATCACACAGTTCATTCACACGTTTAATATAACacctaataattattattagaatatGAGTAGTACTAAAACTCAtgcattttttatatacattataTGAATGAAAGTACGTACCAACGATTCATTCATATCTCTATTCTCTAGGATTATATTCTCGAGAGATgaaatattttccaaaataagtaCATATGATAATAGCCATATATGAAAGGCCTTAAAAACTTAATCACAAACACAACGATGTGAGTGGATTGTAGACTTTTTCATTAAACTaggtattttttgaaaataaattaccaaaaaaatataatgagaaTAATTTACATGAATGGTTGTTTTCTAAAGTCCATTTGTCTTGTAGTGAGAAGAATCAGTGATGTCTCCAAgtgttaatcatttttttacctcttacattattgattatatataacaatataaaaaatacttcaacatcgattattaagTATAATCAACTTTTTCTATATCTATAATTGATATAGAAAATcgaaaatcattaacatttgaGAATGCCATCGAAGGTAATTTCTCCCGCTATAGGATAAATAAGTGTCAGAAAACAACTCTTGTAATATAACTTGTTCTCATGTTACACATGCTGagtaacttattttttcttctcaccCGATTTCATAAACAAAAGTCGTGGATTGTGAGATGATCCAAAAGCACACTTCGACGACCGATTTGAGTTATAAATTGAATAAGTTCAGTTAAATAGGAAAAGCTCTTTCAACGTTCATTATTTTATCATCAAGATTTGACTTGATGGAAGTAAATTCTTTGGCATGATCTGTGAGTATTAgattattgataataaaaagTACTGTTGATCTAAACAAACCAACGCCTCTAATGGCTAAACCCCGTTTGATTGTTTCTTAAAACACCCTTCTCAACTTTTTAGATTAGCTCCCATAGAATTATATGGGTTTGGGCCAATTTGTTTTTGCATCCGGAATCTTCGAATAAGCACAACGGAGTATGATTAATATTTGACAGAGACATGCCTCTGTATGGACGAagaaaattgaaggaaaaaaaaaagtaaataaccaAATTGACGCTAACAAATTCGtcttacataaaaaattaatgacaaaatAATTCTTAGATTTTCTAACTTAATATCAAATTAgttcttgaaaatataaattattatcaaattagtccaataacattacaacttaataataaaagaatctcATAGGTTTAACAGCAagactaatttattatatttttttatatatttaaagattaaatttatatttttttatctttttaatttatcatcacatcacatttttgaaaacaaatttttctatttaaaaaaagtacTACTACAAAATTCAAAGATTACAGCTTTTGTCAAtatagaaagaataaaaattggTCAATTTCCTTGCATGAAATATAAAGAagtttttattcataatttagaAGTTATATTTACACGAAAAACTCTTATATCTACTGCACAAACTTGATAGCAATTGTAAACAGAAAGAAATATAAGGTGAAAAGAGATTTat
This region of Glycine max cultivar Williams 82 chromosome 7, Glycine_max_v4.0, whole genome shotgun sequence genomic DNA includes:
- the LOC100809208 gene encoding pollen receptor-like kinase 3 translates to MAIARAIILQQSLIIIVTLPVIYSMTEAEALVSFKSSFSNAELLDSWVPGSAPCSEEDQWEGVTCNNGVVTGLRLGGMGLVGEIHVDPLLELKGLRQISLNDNSFSGPMPEFNRIGFLKALYLQGNKFSGDIPTEYFQKMRSLKKVWLSDNLFTGKIPSSLADIPQLMELHLENNQFSGNIPDLSNPSLAIFDVSNNKLEGGIPAGLLRFNDSSFSGNSGLCDEKLRKSCEKTMETPSPGPIDDAQDKVVGDHVPSVPHSSSSFEVAGIIVASVFLVSLVVLLIVRSRRKKEEENFDHIVGQQVNEGGAVEVQVTAPVKRVLDAASTSSTPMKKTSSRRGSISSQSKNVGELVTVNDEKGVFGMSDLMRAAAEVLGNGSFGSSYKAVMANGVAVVVKRTREMNVLEKDDFDAEMRKLTKLKHWNILTPLAYHFRKDEKLVISEYVPRGSLLFSLHGDRRPSHAELDWPARMKIVRGIAEGMHYLYTELSSLDLPHGNLKSSNVLLGPDNEPMLVDYGFSHMVNPSSAANTLFAYKAPEAAQHGQVSRSCDVYCLGVVIIEILTGKYPSQYLSNGKGGADVVQWVETAISEGRETEVLDPEIASSRNWLGEMEQLLHIGAACTQSNPQRRLDMGEAVRRIKEINTEGGQESRTIEETWNQGYHDQQSQRRHGTNSFDNIQLM